From the genome of Synchiropus splendidus isolate RoL2022-P1 chromosome 17, RoL_Sspl_1.0, whole genome shotgun sequence, one region includes:
- the LOC128748302 gene encoding organic cation/carnitine transporter 2-like isoform X2 → MADYESATSFLGEWGPFQRRVFLLLCLIVVPNGLSPFAVVFFADTPPHSCVIPARLNLTAAWRNSSIPLVAAQDGRLVPSQCSRYRVGDLQEFSQRGLVPWVDVNLTQLPREGCLDGWEYDRSVYVATIVSEWDLVCDDGWKKPMTSSLFFSGILVGSFCSGQLSDRYGRKKVLFVAKGMQTLLMFIQTFSSSWTMFCALHFLVGIVQISNYISAFVLGTEILGPQMRFLFSTAGANIFFALGYMLLPLMAFYTRDWRNLLLCISLPTLVYIPFWWLIPESPRWLVSQGKVEMAEAIIKNAARKNKLESPQTIFTACEKEVQSAPRKNHNMCDLLRSRNMRWLSVTLWLVWINMNIGYFALSLNTSNLAGDMYFNCFLSALVEVPAYILSWVLFRWCPRRLTLCPTFFLGGLCLFVIQLIPANLHAVGITLEMMGKFCLTVVFSIIYAYTTELYPTVLRNSALGACSMAARIGAIVAPYFIFLNVAGRITRTHGPQKRKLFQENKCRKASRNFRKIIVMDSLKQFRFHHSNSFYSHESFSYILLE, encoded by the exons ATGGCAGACTATGAGAGCGCGACATCGTTTCTGGGGGAGTGGGGTCCCTTCCAGCGGCGGGTGTTTCTCCTGCTCTGCCTCATCGTCGTCCCCAACGGCCTCAGCCCATTCGCGGTGGTCTTCTTCGCGGACACGCCGCCTCACAGCTGCGTCATCCCGGCGCGCCTCAacctgacggcggcgtggaggaACTCCAGCATCCCGCTGGTGGCGGCGCAGGACGGGCGTCTGGTGCCGAGCCAGTGCTCCCGGTACAGAGTCGGGGACCTGCAGGAGTTTTCCCAGAGGGGTCTGGTGCCGTGGGTCGACGTCAACCTCACCCAGCTTCCGCGAGAAGGATGTCTGGACGGATGGGAGTACGACAGGAGCGTCTACGTCGCCACCATCGTCTCCGAG TGGGACCTGGTGTGCGACGACGGATGGAAGAAACCCATGACCTCCTCGCTCTTCTTCAGCGGCATCCTCGTCGGCTCCTTTTGCTCCGGACAGCTTTCCGACAG GTACGGCCGTAAAAAAGTGCTGTTCGTTGCCAAGGGGATGCAAACACTCCTGATGTTCATCCAGACCTTTTCTTCGTCCTGGACCATGTTCTGCGCCCTGCACTTTCTAGTGGGGATCGTGCAGATCTCTAACTACATTTCTGCGTTTGTGTTAG GGACGGAGATTCTCGGGCCGCAGATGCGCTTCCTGTTCTCGACGGCGGGAGCCAATATTTTCTTCGCGCTGGGCTACATGCTGTTGCCGCTCATGGCATTCTACACCAGGGACTGGAGGAATCTCCTTCTCTGCATTTCCCTGCCGACCCTCGTCTATATCCCCTTCTGGTG GTTGATTCCAGAGTCGCCACGCTGGCTGGTCTCGCAGGGGAAGGTGGAAATGGCGGAAGCCATCATCAAAAATGCAGCTcgcaaaaacaaacttgaatctCCGCAAACCATCTTCACGGCGTGCGAG AAAGAGGTCCAGTCTGCGCCGAGGAAGAATCACAACATGTGCGACCTGCTGCGATCAAGGAACATGCGCTGGCTCTCCGTCACGCTGTGGCTGGTCTG GATCAACATGAACATCGGCTACTTCGCATTGTCCCTGAACACGTCCAACTTGGCCGGGGACATGTACTTCAACTGCTTCCTGTCTGCGCTGGTGGAGGTGCCCGCCTACATCCTGTCCTGGGTCCTGTTCCGCTGGTGTCCCAGGCGACTGACCCTCTGCCCGACCTTCTTCCTGGGAGGACTTTGCCTTTTCGTTATCCAGCTGATCCCAGCAA ATCTGCATGCTGTGGGGATAACTCTGGAGATGATGGGGAAGTTCTGCTTGACGGTGGTCTTCTCCATCATCTACGCGTACACAACCGAACTCTACCCGACTGTGCTGAGGAACTCGGCGCTGGGCGCTTGCTCCATGGCTGCCAGGATCGGTGCCATCGTGGCGCCATATTTCATTTTCCTGA atgttGCCGGAAGAATTACTCGCACGCACGgaccacagaagaggaaactATTCCAGGAAAACAAGTGCCGGAAAGCCTCTCGAAACTTCAGGAAAATAATAGTGATGGACTCGCTGAAGCAGTTTCGTTTTCACCATTCAAATAGTTTTTATTCACATGAATCATTCAGCTATATTCTTTTAGAGTGA
- the slc22a5 gene encoding solute carrier family 22 member 4, with amino-acid sequence MMRDYDEETTFLGQTGPYFWATFFLLNTVYVSTGFNGLYIVFAGAAPKHHCLIPDVNLTEEWRKAVIPLTEENGKAVQSQCWRYKLDVVRNLSAEGLVPGRDVNLTTLEQERCLDGWNYSRDIYQSTIVTEWDLVCDNQWKVPFTSSTLFVGYLLGSLISGQLSDRFGRKKVVFISLAAQALAVLLQSFSYSWKMFCVMFLFVGASQISIYISAFVLGTELLSKTMRVIFTTLGAFLFYCMGYMTLPWIAYAIRDWRTLLAVLSSTSVVYIPLWWFIPESPRWLITQGRTEEAEAIVRDAARRNKVEAPAVIFKKTDEQETPSTRKYTMLDILRFRNIRCITVMCLLLWMAINIGYFGLSLNTSNLSGDPYMNCFLSATTEVPAYVVSTVLLKKCPRRALLSTFLALGGGVLLLVQFISDALQWVALALVLAGKFGFTMAFSIVYIYTAEIYPTVLRNVGMGMCSSAARIGSITAPYVIYLGRYNSALPYMLMGSLTLASSVVNLFLPETLHRDLPETVEQMQECRGLCTGPKKRKYMDNGSINPSLQRESDVEKLAP; translated from the exons ATGATGCGTGATTATGATGAAGAAACCACCTTCCTGGGACAGACCGGTCCTTATTTCTGGGCCACGTTCTTCCTCCTCAACACGGTTTACGTGTCCACTGGATTTAACGGGTTGTACATTGTGTTTGCCGGAGCAGCTCCCAAGCACCACTGCCTCATTCCGGACGTCAACTTGACGGAAGAGTGGAGGAAGGCCGTCATTCCCCTCACAGAGGAAAACGGCAAGGCAGTCCAGAGCCAGTGCTGGAGGTATAAGCTGGACGTGGTGAGGAATCTCTCCGCAGAAGGCTTAGTGCCCGGCAGGGATGTCAACCTCACCACTCTGGAGCAGGAGAGATGCTTGGACGGATGGAACTACAGTCGAGACATCTACCAGTCCACCATTGTCACTGAG TGGGACCTCGTGTGTGACAACCAGTGGAAAGTCCCCTTCACATCCTCCACTCTGTTTGTTGGATACCTTCTTGGATCCCTGATCTCGGGCCAGCTCTCAGACAG GTTCGGGAGGAAAAAGGTGGTCTTCATCTCTCTGGCTGCTCAGGCTTTGGCTGTCCTGCTCCAGTCCTTCTCCTATTCGTGGAAGATGTTCTGTGTCATGTTTCTTTTCGTCGGCGCCTCCCAGATTTCCATCTACATCTCCGCATTCGTTCTCG GAACTGAGTTGCTGAGTAAAACCATGCGCGTGATCTTCACCACTCTGGGAGCCTTTCTCTTCTACTGCATGGGCTACATGACGTTGCCGTGGATCGCCTACGCCATCCGAGACTGGAGGACTCTTCTGGCCGTCCTGTCCTCAACGTCTGTCGTCTACATCCCACTCTGGTG GTTCATCCCGGAGTCTCCGCGCTGGCTGATCACTCAGGGGAGAACGGAGGAAGCTGAAGCAATCGTGAGAGACGCCGCCCGCAGAAATAAAGTGGAAGCACCGGCTGTTATCTTCAAAAAAACCGAC GAGCAGGAAACGCCCTCCACCAGGAAGTACACGATGCTGGACATTTTGAGATTCCGAAACATCCGATGCATCACGGTGATGTGCCTCCTGCTGTG gatGGCCATCAACATCGGATACTTCGGCTTGTCCCTGAACACCTCCAACTTGAGTGGGGACCCCTACATGAACTGCTTCCTGTCGGCTACCACCGAGGTCCCTGCCTACGTGGTGTCCACCGTGCTCCTGAAGAAATGCCCGAGAAGAGCTCTGCTGTCCACCTTCCTGGCCCTCGGAGGCGGAGTCCTGCTGCTGGTCCAGTTCATCTCTGATG CTCTACAGTGGGTCGCTCTGGCTCTGGTCCTGGCTGGGAAGTTCGGCTTCACCATGGCGTTCAGCATCGTCTACATCTACACGGCCGAGATTTACCCGACCGTGCTCCGAAACGTCGGCATGGGCATGTGCTCGTCCGCCGCTCGGATCGGCAGCATCACGGCTCCTTACGTCATTTACTTGG GCCGGTACAACAGCGCTCTTCCGTACATGCTGATGGGCAGCCTCACTCTCGCCTCCAGTGTGGTCAACCTCTTCCTCCCCGAGACCCTCCACCGAGACCTTCCGGAGACAGTGGAGCAGATGCAGGAGTGTCGCGG GCTGTGCACCGGGCCCAAAAAGAGGAAATACATGGACAACGGAAGCATCAACCCGTCGCTGCAACGTGAGAGCGACGTGGAAAAATTAGCACCTTAG
- the LOC128748302 gene encoding organic cation/carnitine transporter 2-like isoform X1 — MADYESATSFLGEWGPFQRRVFLLLCLIVVPNGLSPFAVVFFADTPPHSCVIPARLNLTAAWRNSSIPLVAAQDGRLVPSQCSRYRVGDLQEFSQRGLVPWVDVNLTQLPREGCLDGWEYDRSVYVATIVSEWDLVCDDGWKKPMTSSLFFSGILVGSFCSGQLSDRYGRKKVLFVAKGMQTLLMFIQTFSSSWTMFCALHFLVGIVQISNYISAFVLGTEILGPQMRFLFSTAGANIFFALGYMLLPLMAFYTRDWRNLLLCISLPTLVYIPFWWLIPESPRWLVSQGKVEMAEAIIKNAARKNKLESPQTIFTACEKEVQSAPRKNHNMCDLLRSRNMRWLSVTLWLVWINMNIGYFALSLNTSNLAGDMYFNCFLSALVEVPAYILSWVLFRWCPRRLTLCPTFFLGGLCLFVIQLIPANLHAVGITLEMMGKFCLTVVFSIIYAYTTELYPTVLRNSALGACSMAARIGAIVAPYFIFLRSYSVSLPYILMASLSVLSGVLSLLLPESFGIPLPDDPDDVQPFPGCCRKNYSHARTTEEETIPGKQVPESLSKLQENNSDGLAEAVSFSPFK, encoded by the exons ATGGCAGACTATGAGAGCGCGACATCGTTTCTGGGGGAGTGGGGTCCCTTCCAGCGGCGGGTGTTTCTCCTGCTCTGCCTCATCGTCGTCCCCAACGGCCTCAGCCCATTCGCGGTGGTCTTCTTCGCGGACACGCCGCCTCACAGCTGCGTCATCCCGGCGCGCCTCAacctgacggcggcgtggaggaACTCCAGCATCCCGCTGGTGGCGGCGCAGGACGGGCGTCTGGTGCCGAGCCAGTGCTCCCGGTACAGAGTCGGGGACCTGCAGGAGTTTTCCCAGAGGGGTCTGGTGCCGTGGGTCGACGTCAACCTCACCCAGCTTCCGCGAGAAGGATGTCTGGACGGATGGGAGTACGACAGGAGCGTCTACGTCGCCACCATCGTCTCCGAG TGGGACCTGGTGTGCGACGACGGATGGAAGAAACCCATGACCTCCTCGCTCTTCTTCAGCGGCATCCTCGTCGGCTCCTTTTGCTCCGGACAGCTTTCCGACAG GTACGGCCGTAAAAAAGTGCTGTTCGTTGCCAAGGGGATGCAAACACTCCTGATGTTCATCCAGACCTTTTCTTCGTCCTGGACCATGTTCTGCGCCCTGCACTTTCTAGTGGGGATCGTGCAGATCTCTAACTACATTTCTGCGTTTGTGTTAG GGACGGAGATTCTCGGGCCGCAGATGCGCTTCCTGTTCTCGACGGCGGGAGCCAATATTTTCTTCGCGCTGGGCTACATGCTGTTGCCGCTCATGGCATTCTACACCAGGGACTGGAGGAATCTCCTTCTCTGCATTTCCCTGCCGACCCTCGTCTATATCCCCTTCTGGTG GTTGATTCCAGAGTCGCCACGCTGGCTGGTCTCGCAGGGGAAGGTGGAAATGGCGGAAGCCATCATCAAAAATGCAGCTcgcaaaaacaaacttgaatctCCGCAAACCATCTTCACGGCGTGCGAG AAAGAGGTCCAGTCTGCGCCGAGGAAGAATCACAACATGTGCGACCTGCTGCGATCAAGGAACATGCGCTGGCTCTCCGTCACGCTGTGGCTGGTCTG GATCAACATGAACATCGGCTACTTCGCATTGTCCCTGAACACGTCCAACTTGGCCGGGGACATGTACTTCAACTGCTTCCTGTCTGCGCTGGTGGAGGTGCCCGCCTACATCCTGTCCTGGGTCCTGTTCCGCTGGTGTCCCAGGCGACTGACCCTCTGCCCGACCTTCTTCCTGGGAGGACTTTGCCTTTTCGTTATCCAGCTGATCCCAGCAA ATCTGCATGCTGTGGGGATAACTCTGGAGATGATGGGGAAGTTCTGCTTGACGGTGGTCTTCTCCATCATCTACGCGTACACAACCGAACTCTACCCGACTGTGCTGAGGAACTCGGCGCTGGGCGCTTGCTCCATGGCTGCCAGGATCGGTGCCATCGTGGCGCCATATTTCATTTTCCTGA GGAGCTATTCTGTGTCGCTGCCTTACATCCTGATGGCAAGCCTCTCCGTTCTATCCGGAGTTCTCAGTCTCCTGCTGCCGGAGAGCTTCGGAATTCCGCTGCCAGACGACCCCGATGACGTGCAGCCGTTTCCCGG atgttGCCGGAAGAATTACTCGCACGCACGgaccacagaagaggaaactATTCCAGGAAAACAAGTGCCGGAAAGCCTCTCGAAACTTCAGGAAAATAATAGTGATGGACTCGCTGAAGCAGTTTCGTTTTCACCATTCAAATAG